Proteins co-encoded in one Schistocerca cancellata isolate TAMUIC-IGC-003103 chromosome 5, iqSchCanc2.1, whole genome shotgun sequence genomic window:
- the LOC126188469 gene encoding synaptic vesicle membrane protein VAT-1 homolog, with amino-acid sequence MGLLCGLERNYSRDMDSFPLQFTAPKVKEPSIHDTYMEQAITLNGHGDFNRIKVEDAPVPEFIEDDLVEVEVFYCGLNFMDNYLRLGIIRNTDFPVIMGSECSGIAPASGYEVCDIEEGQRVLCLKMQGGLFHGIAQVPRKNCFPVPDNIRLIDAVGLGLNFLVAYLCLFDLARLRTGQTVFMQSIAGGVGTAVVQLARLVPLVKILGTASVTKHEKLRALGVNRVFRHDENYVGQILEEYPGGVDIVINTNGGVDTEKCLKLVKACGRLINIGSNSTAIYPKTKFWGLKMPSWDTRQISTTHMIKRNCAVIGLNVGDYLENDTKKVQKILTTVFQLYTREQIHPQIHSILEFEKVVDGMRQLCSRENCGKVILSVQDEATRLEVPEYVLNPPRRVR; translated from the exons AAGGAGCCATCCATCCATGACACTTACATGGAGCAAGCAATTACGTTGAATGGGCATGGGGACTTCAACAGAATCAAG GTTGAGGACGCACCGGTACCAGAATTCATTGAGGATGATCTCGTTGAAGTGGAGGTTTTTTACTGCGGTCTAAATTTCATGGACAATTACCTGCGCCTGGGCATAATCAGAAACACAGACTTTCCGGTCATCATGGGCAGTGAGTGCTCTGGAATCGCACCAGCTAGCGGATATGAAGTCTGTGACATAGAG GAAGGGCAGCGGGTTTTGTGTCTGAAAATGCAAGGTGGTCTTTTCCACGGCATCGCCCAAGTGCCGCGGAAGAATTGCTTCCCAGTGCCGGACAACATCAGGCTGATAGATGCGGTCGGTCTCGGTCTGAACTTCTTGGTGGCTTACCTGTGTCTGTTCGACTTGGCACGCCTCAGGACCGGTCAGACTGTGTTCATGCAGTCCATCGCAG GTGGTGTAGGCACTGCCGTTGTGCAGCTTGCTCGACTGGTCCCTTTGGTGAAGATCTTGGGGACGGCTTCCGTAACCAAGCATGAAAAACTGCGGGCTCTCGGTGTAAACCGCGTCTTCCGCCACGATGAAAATTACGTGGGGCAAATCTTGGAAGAATACCCTGGAGGCGTAGATATTGTCATAAACACTAACGGCGGGGTAGATACTGAAAAATGCTTGAAGCTGGTAAAAGCGTGCGGAAGATTAATCAACATTG GTTCAAACAGCACGGCTATATATCCAAAAACTAAGTTTTGGGGATTGAAGATGCCGTCATGGGATACCAGACAGATATCCACAACACATATGATCAAGAGGAATTGCGCTGTGATAGGTCTGAACGTCGGAGACTACCTGGAAAATGACACGAAGAAAGTGCAAAAAATACTGACGACAGTGTTCCAGCTTTATACGAGGGAGCAAATTCACCCTCAAATTCATTCCATTTTAGAGTTCGAGAAG GTTGTCGACGGTATGAGGCAGCTGTGCAGTCGAGAGAACTGCGGCAAAGTAATCCTGTCTGTGCAGGACGAGGCTACCCGATTGGAGGTGCCGGAATACGTCCTGAATCCCCCACGAAGGGTTAGGTAG